In the genome of Streptomyces racemochromogenes, one region contains:
- a CDS encoding acyl-CoA thioesterase gives MTNPAERLVDLLDLEQIEVNIFRGASPQESLQRVFGGQVAGQALVAAGRTTESDRPVHSLHSYFLRPGIPGVPIVYQVERVRDGRSFTTRRVTAVQQGKTIFNLTASFHHPEEGSIEHQLPPRLDFPHPDALPKVADEIREHLGTLPEALERMARRQPFDIRYVDRLRWTPEELKDADPRSAVWMRAVGPLGDDPLVHTCALTYASDMTLLDAVRIPVEPLWGMRGFDMASLDHAMWFHRPFRADEWFLYDQESPIAHGGRGLARGRIYDLEGRLLVSVVQEGLFRPYPAQKARPAVSPQ, from the coding sequence ATGACGAACCCCGCCGAGAGACTCGTCGATCTGCTCGACCTGGAGCAGATCGAGGTCAACATCTTCCGGGGGGCCAGCCCCCAGGAGTCCCTCCAGCGCGTCTTCGGCGGGCAGGTCGCCGGCCAGGCGCTGGTGGCCGCCGGCCGGACCACCGAGAGCGACCGGCCGGTCCACTCCCTGCACTCGTACTTCCTGCGCCCGGGCATTCCGGGGGTACCTATCGTGTACCAGGTGGAGCGGGTGCGTGACGGGCGCTCCTTCACCACGCGCCGGGTCACCGCCGTCCAGCAGGGCAAGACCATCTTCAACCTGACCGCCTCCTTCCATCACCCGGAGGAGGGCAGCATCGAGCACCAGCTGCCTCCCCGCCTCGACTTCCCGCACCCGGACGCGCTCCCGAAGGTCGCGGACGAGATCCGCGAGCACCTGGGCACCCTGCCCGAGGCGCTGGAGCGGATGGCCCGCCGCCAGCCCTTCGACATCCGGTACGTGGACCGGCTCCGCTGGACCCCCGAGGAGCTCAAGGACGCCGATCCGCGCAGCGCGGTGTGGATGCGGGCGGTCGGCCCGCTGGGCGACGACCCGCTCGTGCACACCTGCGCCCTCACCTACGCCAGTGACATGACCCTCCTCGACGCCGTGCGCATCCCCGTGGAGCCCCTCTGGGGCATGCGCGGTTTCGACATGGCCTCCCTGGACCACGCCATGTGGTTCCACCGGCCGTTCCGGGCCGACGAGTGGTTCCTGTACGACCAGGAGTCGCCCATCGCCCACGGCGGCCGGGGCTTGGCCCGCGGCCGCATCTACGACCTGGAGGGCAGGCTGCTGGTGTCCGTGGTGCAGGAGGGCCTCTTCCGCCCGTACCCGGCACAGAAGGCCAGGCCCGCCGTTTCGCCCCAGTGA
- a CDS encoding YchJ family protein encodes MPTPALPCPCGLPASYADCCGRFHSGARQAPTAELLMRSRFSAFAVGDTAYLMRSWHPSTRPGRLDLDPDQRWERLEILATERGGMFETEGSVEFRAHYREGGHTGSLREHSSFSREGGAWVYVGPLSPVEFD; translated from the coding sequence ATGCCGACCCCGGCCCTCCCCTGCCCCTGCGGGCTGCCCGCCTCCTACGCGGACTGCTGCGGCCGCTTCCACTCCGGCGCCCGGCAGGCGCCCACCGCAGAGCTGCTGATGCGGTCCCGCTTCAGCGCCTTCGCGGTCGGCGACACCGCCTACCTGATGCGCTCCTGGCACCCGTCGACCCGTCCGGGCCGGCTCGACCTGGATCCGGACCAGCGCTGGGAGCGCCTGGAGATCCTCGCCACCGAGCGCGGCGGGATGTTCGAGACGGAGGGGTCGGTGGAGTTCCGCGCCCACTACCGCGAGGGCGGCCACACCGGCTCGCTGCGCGAGCACAGCTCCTTCTCCCGCGAGGGCGGGGCCTGGGTCTACGTCGGCCCCCTCTCCCCCGTCGAGTTCGACTGA
- a CDS encoding roadblock/LC7 domain-containing protein, which produces MTEHHRTALDGVRGSGELDWLLDELVMRVREVRHAVVLSNDGLAVGSSSALGREDAEHLAAVASGFHSLAKGAGRHFRAGTVRQTMVEMDEGFLFVAAAGDGSCLSVLSTAGADIGLIAYEMARLVKRVGEHLYAPPRFAVRPPAAG; this is translated from the coding sequence ATGACCGAACACCACAGGACCGCCCTCGACGGCGTCCGCGGATCCGGTGAACTGGACTGGCTCCTCGACGAACTCGTCATGCGGGTCCGCGAGGTCCGCCACGCGGTGGTGCTGTCCAACGACGGGCTGGCGGTGGGCTCCTCCAGTGCCCTCGGCCGGGAGGACGCCGAGCACCTGGCGGCGGTCGCCTCCGGCTTCCACAGCCTCGCCAAGGGCGCCGGCCGGCACTTCCGCGCCGGGACCGTGCGGCAGACGATGGTCGAGATGGACGAGGGGTTCCTCTTCGTCGCGGCGGCCGGGGACGGCTCCTGCCTGTCCGTCCTCAGCACCGCGGGCGCCGACATCGGGCTGATCGCGTACGAGATGGCCCGGCTGGTCAAACGGGTCGGCGAACACCTCTACGCACCGCCCCGGTTCGCGGTCCGCCCCCCGGCCGCCGGGTGA
- a CDS encoding DEAD/DEAH box helicase, with protein MTLIDQLPPTADPDALFEAFSSWAEDQGITLYPAQEEALIEVVSGANVILSTPTGSGKSLVAAGAHFTALAQDKVTFYTAPIKALVSEKFFDLCKLFGTENVGMLTGDASVNADAPVICCTAEVLASIALRDGKYADIGQVVMDEFHFYAEPDRGWAWQIPLLELPQAQFVLMSATLGDVKRFEDDLTRRTGRPTSVVRSATRPVPLSYEYVTTPITDTITELLETRQAPVYIVHFTQAQAVERAQSLMSINMCTREEKDKIAELIGNFRFTTKFGQNLSRYVRHGIGVHHAGMLPKYRRLVEKLAQAGLLKVICGTDTLGVGVNVPIRTVLFTALTKYDGNRVRTLRAREFHQIAGRAGRAGFDTAGFVVAQAPEHVIENEKALAKAGDDPKKRRKVVRKKAPEGFVAWSDTTFEKLIAADPEPLTSRFKVTNIMLLSVIARPGDAFQAMRHLLEDNHEPRKAQLRHIRRAIAIYRSLLDGGVVEKLETPDAEGRTIRLTVDLQQDFALNQPLSTFALAAFDLLDPESPSYALDMVSVVESTLDDPRQILAAQQNKERGIAVGAMKADGIEYEERMERLQEVTYPKPLEELLVHAYDVYSKSHPWVRDHPVSPKSIIRDMYERAMTFTEFTSFYELARTEGIVLRYLASAYKALDHTIPDDLKSEDLEDLIAWLGELVRQVDSSLLDEWEQLANPEVETAEQAQEKADQVKPVTANSRAFRVLVRNAMFRRVELAALDHVDQLGELDAESGWDADAWGEAMDAYWDEYDDLGTGPDARGPRLLQIEEDPAHGLWRVRQTFADPKGDHGWGISAEVDLAASDEEGRAVIRVTSVGELGEL; from the coding sequence ACCCCGACCGGCTCCGGCAAGAGCCTCGTGGCGGCCGGCGCGCACTTCACCGCACTGGCCCAGGACAAGGTCACCTTCTACACCGCGCCCATCAAGGCGCTGGTGTCGGAGAAGTTCTTCGACCTGTGCAAGCTCTTCGGCACCGAGAACGTCGGCATGCTGACCGGCGACGCGTCCGTGAACGCCGACGCCCCGGTGATCTGCTGCACCGCGGAGGTGCTGGCCTCCATCGCCCTGCGCGACGGCAAGTACGCCGACATCGGCCAGGTCGTGATGGACGAGTTCCACTTCTACGCGGAGCCGGACCGCGGCTGGGCCTGGCAGATCCCGCTGCTGGAACTGCCCCAGGCGCAGTTCGTCCTCATGTCGGCGACCCTCGGCGACGTGAAGCGGTTCGAGGACGACCTGACCCGCCGGACCGGCCGCCCGACCTCGGTGGTCCGCTCCGCGACCCGGCCCGTGCCGCTCTCGTACGAGTACGTGACCACGCCGATCACCGACACCATCACCGAGCTGCTGGAGACCCGGCAGGCCCCGGTCTACATCGTGCACTTCACCCAGGCCCAGGCGGTCGAGCGGGCGCAGTCGCTGATGAGCATCAACATGTGCACCCGCGAGGAGAAGGACAAGATCGCGGAGCTGATCGGCAACTTCCGCTTCACCACCAAGTTCGGCCAGAACCTCTCCCGCTACGTCCGCCACGGCATCGGCGTCCACCACGCGGGCATGCTGCCCAAGTACCGGCGCCTGGTCGAGAAGCTGGCCCAGGCCGGCCTGCTGAAGGTCATCTGCGGCACCGACACCCTCGGCGTCGGCGTCAACGTCCCGATCCGCACGGTGCTGTTCACCGCGCTGACCAAGTACGACGGCAACCGCGTCCGCACGCTGCGCGCGCGGGAGTTCCACCAGATCGCCGGCCGGGCCGGCCGCGCCGGCTTCGACACCGCCGGCTTCGTGGTCGCCCAGGCGCCCGAGCACGTCATCGAGAACGAGAAGGCCCTCGCTAAGGCCGGCGACGACCCCAAGAAGCGGCGCAAGGTGGTCCGCAAGAAGGCCCCCGAGGGCTTCGTGGCCTGGTCGGACACCACCTTCGAGAAGCTGATCGCGGCCGACCCGGAGCCGCTGACCTCCCGCTTCAAGGTCACCAACATCATGCTGCTCTCGGTGATCGCCCGCCCCGGCGACGCATTCCAGGCGATGCGCCACCTCCTGGAGGACAACCACGAGCCGCGCAAGGCGCAGCTGCGCCACATCCGCCGGGCCATCGCGATCTACCGTTCGCTGCTGGACGGCGGTGTCGTCGAGAAGCTCGAGACCCCGGACGCCGAGGGCCGCACGATCCGCCTCACCGTCGACCTCCAGCAGGACTTCGCGCTGAACCAGCCGCTGTCCACCTTCGCGCTGGCCGCGTTCGACCTGCTGGACCCGGAGTCCCCCTCCTACGCCCTGGACATGGTCTCCGTCGTCGAGTCCACGCTGGACGACCCCCGCCAGATCCTGGCGGCCCAGCAGAACAAGGAGCGGGGCATCGCGGTCGGCGCGATGAAGGCCGACGGGATCGAGTACGAGGAGCGGATGGAGCGCCTCCAGGAGGTGACCTATCCCAAGCCCCTCGAGGAGCTGCTCGTCCACGCCTACGACGTCTACAGCAAGAGCCACCCGTGGGTGCGGGACCACCCCGTCTCCCCGAAGTCGATCATCCGCGACATGTACGAGCGGGCGATGACCTTCACCGAGTTCACCTCCTTCTACGAGCTGGCCCGTACCGAGGGCATCGTGCTGCGCTACCTGGCGAGCGCGTACAAGGCGCTGGACCACACCATCCCCGACGACCTCAAGTCCGAGGACCTGGAAGACCTCATCGCCTGGCTGGGCGAGCTGGTCCGCCAGGTCGACTCCAGCCTCCTCGACGAGTGGGAGCAGCTGGCGAACCCGGAGGTGGAGACGGCGGAGCAGGCCCAGGAGAAGGCCGACCAGGTCAAGCCGGTCACGGCCAACTCCCGCGCCTTCCGCGTGCTGGTCCGCAACGCGATGTTCCGCCGGGTCGAGCTGGCGGCCCTGGACCACGTCGACCAGCTGGGCGAGCTCGACGCCGAGTCCGGCTGGGACGCCGACGCGTGGGGCGAGGCCATGGACGCGTACTGGGACGAGTACGACGACCTCGGCACCGGCCCCGACGCGCGCGGCCCGAGGCTCCTGCAGATCGAGGAGGACCCGGCGCACGGTCTGTGGCGCGTCCGCCAGACCTTCGCCGACCCGAAGGGCGACCATGGCTGGGGCATCAGCGCCGAGGTCGACCTCGCCGCGTCCGACGAGGAGGGCCGGGCCGTCATCCGGGTCACCTCGGTCGGCGAGCTCGGCGAGCTCTGA
- a CDS encoding DUF742 domain-containing protein, which yields MDGQWYDAEAGPLVRPYAMTGGRTKPGPHGVRFDLIALVVVDPEAAGAGDEALLGPEHRTLLGLCRSETQSVAELAAEADLPVGVVRVLLGDLLEAGHVRVSRPVPPARLPDERILREVIEGLRAL from the coding sequence ATGGACGGCCAGTGGTACGACGCCGAGGCGGGCCCGCTGGTCCGCCCGTACGCCATGACCGGAGGACGTACGAAACCGGGCCCGCACGGGGTCCGGTTCGACCTGATCGCCCTGGTCGTCGTCGACCCGGAGGCGGCCGGCGCGGGGGACGAGGCCCTGCTCGGGCCGGAGCACCGGACCCTGCTCGGCCTCTGCCGCTCCGAGACGCAGTCCGTCGCGGAGCTCGCCGCCGAGGCGGACCTGCCGGTGGGCGTGGTGCGGGTGCTGCTGGGCGACCTGCTGGAGGCGGGACACGTGCGGGTCAGCCGGCCGGTGCCGCCCGCGCGGCTGCCGGACGAGCGGATTCTGCGGGAAGTCATCGAGGGATTGCGAGCACTGTGA
- a CDS encoding DUF6397 family protein, whose protein sequence is MKVETSACAPLSGIRAAGELGLTRGEFARAVQLGLVRSGPGPAGGAVRYSRAELDRVRAGEGFPEELRARVETTAGADAGARVLEVGPSRFTRLARCGHLTPVAYRINRYRAVVWLYLAAELREFAAREPGLLNGAAPPQDRELMAAGADLRPRRWRERHVGLLLRRTADPWARAAVLASVLPEEEVREAVPDPAERIVLAALTPPPPYGHPRVPAAEAVARRLLLAEPPEEVRGYRAGLDCALAGARAQSNSTGERGPT, encoded by the coding sequence ATGAAGGTGGAGACGTCGGCGTGCGCGCCGCTCAGCGGGATCCGCGCGGCCGGGGAACTGGGGCTGACCCGGGGCGAGTTCGCCCGGGCCGTCCAGCTGGGGCTGGTCCGCTCCGGTCCCGGCCCGGCGGGCGGGGCCGTCCGCTACAGCCGGGCCGAACTGGACCGGGTCAGGGCGGGGGAAGGGTTCCCGGAGGAGCTGCGCGCGCGGGTCGAGACCACGGCCGGCGCCGACGCGGGGGCGCGGGTGCTGGAGGTGGGGCCGAGCCGGTTCACCCGGCTCGCGCGCTGCGGGCACCTCACGCCCGTCGCCTACCGGATCAACCGCTACCGGGCCGTCGTCTGGCTCTACCTGGCCGCGGAGCTGCGGGAGTTCGCCGCCCGGGAGCCGGGGCTGCTGAACGGGGCCGCGCCCCCGCAGGACCGGGAGCTGATGGCGGCCGGGGCGGACCTGCGGCCGCGCAGGTGGCGGGAGCGGCACGTGGGGCTGCTGCTGAGACGGACCGCCGACCCCTGGGCGCGGGCGGCCGTACTGGCGTCCGTGCTCCCCGAGGAAGAGGTGCGGGAGGCCGTGCCGGACCCGGCGGAGCGGATCGTGCTCGCCGCCCTCACCCCGCCCCCGCCCTACGGCCACCCCCGGGTCCCGGCGGCCGAGGCGGTGGCCCGGCGCCTGTTGCTGGCGGAGCCGCCGGAGGAGGTGCGCGGCTACCGCGCGGGCCTGGACTGCGCCCTGGCCGGCGCGCGCGCTCAGTCGAACTCGACGGGGGAGAGGGGGCCGACGTAG
- a CDS encoding roadblock/LC7 domain-containing protein — protein MALDKQLDWLLDDLTRRVQQVRHAVVLSNDGLVTAASAGLAREDAEHLAAVAAGLQSLAKGSGRHFRAGEVRQTMVEYDEGFLFVVAAGSGSCLCALSAAEADIVQVAYEMTLLVNRVGEHLGVAERRITGG, from the coding sequence ATGGCACTGGACAAGCAGCTCGACTGGCTGCTGGACGATCTGACGCGCAGGGTCCAGCAGGTCCGGCACGCGGTGGTCCTGTCGAACGACGGGCTGGTGACGGCCGCGAGCGCGGGGCTGGCGCGGGAGGACGCGGAGCACCTGGCGGCCGTCGCGGCCGGTCTGCAGAGCCTGGCGAAGGGCTCCGGACGGCACTTCCGGGCGGGCGAGGTCCGTCAGACGATGGTCGAGTACGACGAGGGGTTCCTCTTCGTGGTGGCGGCCGGATCCGGCAGCTGCCTGTGCGCGCTGAGCGCCGCGGAGGCCGACATCGTGCAGGTGGCGTACGAGATGACGCTGCTGGTCAACCGGGTCGGGGAGCACCTGGGCGTCGCTGAGCGGCGGATCACCGGGGGCTGA
- a CDS encoding GTP-binding protein, whose product MGLHDNGTAGPGSCGAGAAAEEELAALALKILVAGGFGVGKTTLVGAVSEIRPLRTEELLSEAGELVDDTGGVDQKTTTTVAMDFGRITIRAGLSLYLFGTPGQDRFWFLWDELSQGALGAVVLADTRRLEDCFPAVDYFEHRRIPFVVAVNCFTGARSYASDEVSRALDLEQGTPVVLCDARDKDSGKEVLIRLVEYAGRVHTARLLDAVGP is encoded by the coding sequence ATGGGACTGCACGACAACGGCACGGCGGGGCCCGGGAGCTGTGGCGCGGGCGCCGCGGCCGAGGAGGAACTCGCCGCGCTCGCCCTGAAGATCCTGGTGGCCGGCGGCTTCGGGGTCGGCAAGACCACGCTCGTGGGCGCGGTCAGTGAGATCAGGCCGCTGCGCACCGAGGAGCTGCTGAGCGAGGCCGGCGAACTGGTCGACGACACGGGCGGGGTGGACCAGAAGACCACGACCACCGTGGCCATGGACTTCGGCCGGATCACCATCCGGGCGGGCCTGTCCCTCTACCTGTTCGGGACCCCCGGCCAGGACAGGTTCTGGTTCCTGTGGGACGAGCTGTCGCAGGGCGCGCTCGGGGCGGTCGTCCTCGCCGACACCCGGCGGCTGGAGGACTGCTTCCCGGCCGTTGACTACTTCGAGCACCGGCGGATCCCGTTCGTGGTGGCCGTCAACTGCTTCACCGGCGCCCGCAGTTACGCCTCGGACGAGGTGTCGCGGGCGCTGGACCTGGAGCAGGGGACCCCGGTGGTGCTGTGTGACGCGCGGGACAAGGACTCGGGGAAGGAAGTGCTGATCAGGCTGGTGGAGTACGCGGGCCGGGTGCACACGGCCCGGCTCCTCGACGCCGTCGGCCCGTAG